From Methanosarcina lacustris Z-7289, one genomic window encodes:
- a CDS encoding DUF2284 domain-containing protein — protein MGYGKKLTCPPHVPTVDEFLEILKEYRYALLVKFQSPAVADEEITKAPYKTWLDPTEPEETREKAGKFWNDYFDYSKKILFSMLELEKTAFNEGFTFAVVFVNGSCRLCEKCNVENGTCVHSNMARIPEHAVGINIKKTAVEAEMPLTFPIKGQPEPMSIFLID, from the coding sequence ATAGGGTACGGGAAAAAACTTACCTGCCCGCCGCACGTCCCTACTGTTGACGAGTTTCTGGAGATTCTTAAAGAGTACAGGTATGCCCTGCTGGTCAAGTTCCAGTCTCCTGCAGTTGCAGATGAAGAGATCACAAAAGCCCCATATAAGACCTGGCTTGACCCGACAGAGCCTGAAGAAACAAGGGAAAAGGCAGGAAAATTCTGGAATGATTATTTTGACTACAGCAAAAAAATACTGTTCTCAATGCTGGAACTTGAAAAGACCGCCTTTAACGAGGGTTTTACCTTTGCAGTTGTATTTGTTAACGGTTCTTGCAGGCTCTGTGAGAAGTGCAACGTGGAAAATGGAACCTGCGTCCACTCAAACATGGCAAGGATCCCGGAACATGCTGTTGGAATCAATATTAAAAAGACGGCGGTAGAAGCAGAAATGCCACTAACATTCCCTATCAAAGGGCAGCCTGAACCGATGTCTATCTTCCTGATCGACTGA